The nucleotide sequence CCGCACGCCACAGTTCGCGTATATCACGGGCCATGCCGCCCTGGCGCAACCGGGCGCCCCGTGGCGCGGCACAAACGGTGACCTCGCTCAGTGAGCGCGGCAGACACCAGTCCCCGCCGTTGGCCACCCCGGCCTGCACACTCACCTGCAGCGGGCCGAGACGGCAACTGCCCCCCTCCTCCAGCCGCAGCTGCGCCTCGCCGGAGAGCGGTGCCAGCGCCGCCGGGCCCAGCAGGTACAGGCCGTCTCGGTGACGCCGGAACACGCCATCATCCCAGGCCACCTGCGGTTGCCGGTCCTCGCCGGCTGTCAGCAGTTCATCGAGCACGCGGTTGAGCACTTTCAGCGGCGGTGGCTGCAATCCCTGTGCACGCAACCAGCCATACAGCAGGTTGCGGCGCCGGGCCGGGCTCAGGCTGGCGAAACCGCTCAGGCTCAGGGCGCCATCCGCCTTCACCAGGGCGTCATGGTCGCCCTGCGCCAGTTCGGCCATGAGCTCGGCGGCCTCGCCCTGCAACCGGGCGCCACGGGCCAGGGTCTCCGCCGCCGCCGGCCAGCGCTGTGCCAGGCGCGGCAGGATATCGTGGCGGAGGAAGTTGCGGTTGGCGTCGAGTTCGGCGTTGGTCGGGTCCTCGACCCAGTGCAGGCCCCAGGCCTGCGCCAGCGCCGCCAGTTCAGCGCGGCGCCAGTCCAGCAGCGGGCGGATCAGCGTGCGCCCGGCGTACTGCCGGTGCGGCACCATGGCGGCAAGGCCGGCCGGGCCGCTGCCGCGCAACAGGCGCAGCAGCAGGGTTTCCGCCTGGTCATCGGCGTGGTGGGCCAGCAGCAGTGCGTCGGCCTCGCCGGTCAGCGCCAGCAGGGCTGTGCGGCGGGCCTCACGGGCGCGGGCCTCCAGATTGCTGCCCGGCGCCAGGCCGAGCGGGACCGACTGGCAGGCCACACCCAGATCGCCGGCCACGCCGGCGCAGTGCGCCGCCCAGCCCTCGGCCGCCGCCTGCAGGCCATGCGCCACATGTACCGCCAGCACCCGGTCGCCGAAGCCCGCGCGCACCAGCGCTGCCAGCAGCACGGTGGAATCCAGCCCGCCGCTGAAGCCAAGCACCAGCCGTCCGCGCACACCGGCAAGGCGAGTGCGCAGGTCAGCAGTCAGGTCTGTAGGAAGGTCGCGTGCCATGCTCCACCGGTCGGGCTGGCGGGCTGCCTCGCGCAGCCCGCGTTGTCCCGCCATTTAACCGCCCGGGGCGGTCACACTCCAGTGGCGGCTTACTCGTCCACCGGGGTGGTGGCGACATTGCCGTAGGACACCAGGCGCTGGTAGCGGCGTTCGAGCAGGCTGTCGGTGTCGTAGGCGGACAGCTCGTCCAGTGCCTTGAGCAGGCTTTTTCTGAGGCGATCAGCGGCCAGGTCGTAGTCCCGGTGGGCGCCGCCAAGCGGCTCCGGAATCACTTCGTCGACGATTTCCAGTTCGTGCAGGCGATGCGCCGTCAGGCCCATGGCCTCGGCCGCTTCCGGCGCCTTCTCGGCACTGCGCCACAGGATCGAGGCACAGCCTTCCGGCGAGATCACCGAATAGGTGCCGTATTGCAGCATCTGCAGATGATCGCAGACGCCGATCGCCAGCGCGCCGCCGGAGCCGCCCTCGCCGATCACGGTGGCCACCACCGGTACGCGCAGGCGCGACATCACCAGCAGGTTGCGGGCAATCGCCTCGCTCTGGCCGCGTTCTTCAGCATCGATACCGGGGAAGGCACCGGGCGTGTCGATGAACGTCAGGATCGGCATGCGGAACCGCTCGGCCATTTCCATCAGGCGCAGCGCCTTGCGATACCCCTCCGGCTTCGGCATGCCGAAGTTGCGACGCACTTTTTCTTTCACGTCGCGGCCCTTCTGGTGGCCGATGATCATCACCGGCTTGCCGTCCAGCCGGCCGATGCCACCGATGATGGCCGCGTCGTCGGCAAAGGTACGGTCGCCGTGCAGCTCATCGAACTCGTCGAAGATGCGGCGGATGTAATCGCGGGTGTAGGGGCGCAGCGGGTGGCGGGACAACTGCGATATCTGCCAGGAGGAGAGATTCTTGAAGATGCTCTCGGTGAGCGTGATGCTCTTTTCCTGCAGTTTGGTGATCTCCTCGGAGATATTCACCTCGGTACCGCTGCCGACCAGGCGCAGATCCTCGATTTTGGCTTCCAGATCAGCAATAGGCTGTTCGAATTCGAGGAAATTCGGGTTCATTCCTGGACCTCTGATTGGCTAGTGCGGGGAGTTTAGCGGTAACCCGGTCGGCAGGTCGACCGCCCGGTCCCCGTTCTGTGGTTTCAACTTGTTACGCACGCCACAAAAAACCAGGGCTTTTCCGTCCGGCACCCTCCCCTCTGTCAGGCACCAAAGTCCCATGTCTGGCGTTCCAGCCAAGTGTATAGATTGTAAATTCGCTTCATTCACAAATGAGAATAAGTACCATCCGCGACATCGGGGGACGGTCCTGACATCGTGGCCGCCCACAGTACTTCTGTGCGACATGAAACGAGGACTCCAGGCATGCGACTGCGAATGACCACCCTGGCCAGCGCCATACTGGCTGCCGCCAGTGGGCCGGCCCTGGCCGAGACCGCCCAGCTCGACCGTATCACCGTGACCGCCTCCGGCCACGCCCAGCAGGTGGAATCCGCGCCGGCGTCGATCAGCGTGATGACCCGCGAACAGATCGAACAGCGCTACTACAGCAACGCCACTGACGCCCTGCGCGACATCCCCGGCGTGATCGTCACCGGCGGTGGCGCGGGTGACAACGGCGCCGACGTGGTGATTCGCGGCATGCCGTCGCAGTACACCCTGATCCTGGTGGACGGCAAGCCGGTGTCCACCCGCGAGAGCCGCCCCAACGGCAGCGCCGGTTTCGAGCAGGACTGGCTGCCGCCGCTGCAGAACATCGAACGCATCGAAGTCGTGC is from Isoalcanivorax pacificus W11-5 and encodes:
- the tilS gene encoding tRNA lysidine(34) synthetase TilS, with the translated sequence MAGQRGLREAARQPDRWSMARDLPTDLTADLRTRLAGVRGRLVLGFSGGLDSTVLLAALVRAGFGDRVLAVHVAHGLQAAAEGWAAHCAGVAGDLGVACQSVPLGLAPGSNLEARAREARRTALLALTGEADALLLAHHADDQAETLLLRLLRGSGPAGLAAMVPHRQYAGRTLIRPLLDWRRAELAALAQAWGLHWVEDPTNAELDANRNFLRHDILPRLAQRWPAAAETLARGARLQGEAAELMAELAQGDHDALVKADGALSLSGFASLSPARRRNLLYGWLRAQGLQPPPLKVLNRVLDELLTAGEDRQPQVAWDDGVFRRHRDGLYLLGPAALAPLSGEAQLRLEEGGSCRLGPLQVSVQAGVANGGDWCLPRSLSEVTVCAAPRGARLRQGGMARDIRELWRAAGIPPWQRARLPVLCQAGELLAAARIGMADQARMAPDEPAWVLHWQLDGGHSGL
- a CDS encoding acetyl-CoA carboxylase carboxyltransferase subunit alpha, translating into MNPNFLEFEQPIADLEAKIEDLRLVGSGTEVNISEEITKLQEKSITLTESIFKNLSSWQISQLSRHPLRPYTRDYIRRIFDEFDELHGDRTFADDAAIIGGIGRLDGKPVMIIGHQKGRDVKEKVRRNFGMPKPEGYRKALRLMEMAERFRMPILTFIDTPGAFPGIDAEERGQSEAIARNLLVMSRLRVPVVATVIGEGGSGGALAIGVCDHLQMLQYGTYSVISPEGCASILWRSAEKAPEAAEAMGLTAHRLHELEIVDEVIPEPLGGAHRDYDLAADRLRKSLLKALDELSAYDTDSLLERRYQRLVSYGNVATTPVDE